In a genomic window of Hippoglossus stenolepis isolate QCI-W04-F060 chromosome 17, HSTE1.2, whole genome shotgun sequence:
- the LOC118124583 gene encoding polyhomeotic-like protein 1, protein METDGEQNQQGASTNGSAASGTATASSRPSPMNSMSLYERQAVQALQALQRQPNAAQYFQQLMLQQQINNAQLQNLAAVQQATLAASRQSSPSSGGSSQTSSSTSASVTSGTGSTTSSRPMGGSATSTISQSVLLSGTAAGQGQMYLRVNRSLRAPISSQLIFMPGSTATAAVATVTTQQQAQQQQPEATTTSSSSSLADNDQAQNLAMRGVTSPKGVKTEAPERSDSAAFSLVQPSHQCNAQSPSKPSQPQPQPPHIKIPTYPQPTNLKAHPASSSSGASSSSSSTSSIPLSQLLLHGTRTLATGTTAPTAAHTLVLASNAASHHHGYPVGTATIKPAVNAQTLVVQPLQKSSLSAEKSGHGNGPIPIQPKTLQGLRLPLHLPSRNPPPILPAPPPASSSAQPPQTPHIPVQIVGARQSTLGNGQALALARGSCSQDGAAVLTSSSSLLTMVASIASREGGVVGRGVGLKALHSPQEAPPLAQVSQVHPLANQSSGQSQNGPVASSPASSKPPAVSAPPSSLSRSSLSLPLATEEQRGAPAGVTTNGDASGRQTPQGKQVIGSLKRKSDSNAANDEDGPSPPRIQPVRDHTSALPTNPIKAGCNAPPPAPPSPSPVLSVSRGTSGQGDRAPPPQAVVKPHVLTHLIEGFVIQEGAEPFPVCGPVKDSTGEDLTNDSPDTNQSETVTTATVLKCEYCKNFAPASQFRGTKRFCSMTCAKRYNVSFRQHLCMRQGHGQGHGQGQGHAPEQDHGQGHFSNSDEEGGIARRRVPRRTSSEIASAKIAGRPLPVKCRSESSHSDEESSGEEDEDDPMSLSPASSASCHQAAPQPPTDSSAPSCLPSGPAQWSVEEVSQFISSLQGCEDLASQFLSQEIDGQALLLLKEEHLMSTMNIKLGPALKICAHINNLRD, encoded by the exons ATGGAGACGGATGGAGAGCAGAACCAGCAGGGGGCCTCGACCAATGGGAGCGCTGCGTCCGGGACCGCCACCGCCTCCTCCCGCCCCTCTCCCATGAACTCCATGTCTCTGTATGAACGACAGGCGGTGcag gCCCTGCAGGCGTTACAGCGGCAGCCGAACGCAGCTCAGTACTTCCAGcagctgatgctgcagcagcagatcaacaACGCCCAGCTGCAGAACCTGGCCGCCGTGCAACAG gCGACCCTGGCTGCCAGTCGTCAGTCGAGTCCTTCCAGCGGTGGCTCGTCTCAgaccagcagctccacatcT GCTAGTGTAACATCTGGAACGGGGTCCACAACCAGCAGCCGTCCAATGGGAGGCTCAGCTACGTCCACAATCAGCCAGTCAGTACTTCTGAGCGGGACGGCAGCAGGACAGGGACAAATGTACCTGAGG GTCAACCGCTCCCTGAGGGCGCCCATCTCCTCCCAGCTTATCTTCATGCCCGGCAGCACAGCAACTGCTGCCGTGGCGACCGTCACCACGCAGCAgcaggctcagcagcagcagccagaggcCACGACAAcgtcctcctccagcagcctgGCAGACAACGACCAG GCGCAGAATCTGGCCATGAGAGGCGTGACCAGTCCCAAAGGTGTGAAGACCGAAGCTCCCGAGAGGAGTGACTCAG CGGCCTTCTCTCTGGTCCAACCCTCCCACCAGTGCAACGCCCAGTCTCCCTCCAAGCCCAGCCAGCCTCAGCCCCAGCCCCCCCACATCAAGATCCCCACGTACCCTCAGCCCACCAACCTCAAAGCccaccccgcctcctcctcctccggagcgtcctcctcctcttcctccacctcctccatcccgCTCTCCCAGCTCCTGCTTCATGGGACCCGGACCCTCGCCACAGGGACCACAGCTCCCACAGCAGCGCACACCCTGGTCCTCGCGTCCAACGCGGCGTCTCATCACCACGGGTACCCAGTGGGCACGGCGACCATCAAACCTGCGGTCAACGCTCAGACTCTGGTGGTGCAGCCGCTGCAGAAGAGCTCGCTCAGCGCTGAGAAATCAGGCCACGGCAACGGACCCATCCCGATACAACCTAAGACTCTGCAGGGGCTGCGTCTGCCCCTCCACCTGCCCTCCAGGAACCCCCCTCCCATCCTCCCTGCCCCTCCTCCAGCCAGCAGCTCCGCCCAGCCTCCACAGACTCCGCACATCCCAGTCCAGATCGTGGGGGCCAGGCAGAGCACGCTGGGAAACGGCCAGGCGCTGGCACTGGCCCGGGGCAGCTGCAGCCAGGACGGAGCCGCGGTCCTCACCAGCTCGTCCAGCCTGCTCACCATGGTGGCTTCCATCGCGTCCAGGGAGGGCGGGGTCGTGGGCCGCGGCGTGGGGCTTAAGGCACTTCACTCGCCCCAGGAGGCTCCCCCATTGGCTCAGGTCTCCCAAGTGCATccgctggccaatcagagctctGGACAGAGTCAGAACGGACCTGTAGCTTctagccccgcctcctccaagCCCCCGGCTGTTTCCgctcctccctcctcgctctctcgttcctccctctccctccccctggcgactgaggagcagagaggagcgcCAGCCGGCGTGACCACTAACGGAGACGCGTCAGGACGTCAGACGCCGCAG GGAAAGCAGGTGATTGGTTCGCTAAAAAGGAAATCAGACTCAAACGCAGCCAATGATGAAGATGGCCCCTCCCCTCCACGGATCCAGCCTGTCAGAGACCACACCTCTGCGCTCCCAACCAATCCCATCAAAGCAG gaTGTAACGCTCCTCCTCCGgcacccccctctccctcccctgtcTTATCTGTGTCCCGCGGGACGAGTGGTCAGGGGGACAGAGCTCCTCCCCCTCAGGCCGTGGTTAAACCTCATGTCCTCACACACCTCATAGAGGGCTTCGTCATCCAGGAGGGGGCAGAGCCTTTCCCT GTGTGTGGTCCAGTGAAGGACTCGACCGGTGAGGATTTAACCAACGACAGTCCAGACACGAACCAATCAGAGACCGTCACCACCGCCACAG TGCTAAAGTGTGAGTACTGTAAAAACTTTGCTCCTGCCAGCCAGTTCAGAGGCACCAAAAGGTTCTGCTCCATGACTTGTGCCAAGAG GTACAACGTCAGCTTCAGGCAGCACCTGTGCATGCGGCAGGGTCACGGCCAGGGTCACGGGCAGGGTCAGGGTCACGCTCCGGAGCAGGACCACGGCCAAGGTCACTTCTCCAACTCGGACGAGGAGGGAGGAATCGCCAGGCGGAGGGTTCCCCGCAGGACCAGCTCAGAGATAGCCAGTGCCAAGATAGCAGGGAGACCTTTACCTGTCAAG TGCCGCTCAGAGTCCAGCCATTCAGACGAGGAGTCCAgcggagaggaggatgaagacgacCCCATGTCCCTCTCGCCGGCCTCCTCGGCCTCCTGCCACCAGGCGGCGCCCCAGCCGCCCACGGACAGTTCTGCGCCCAGCTGCCTGCCCTCTGGCCCCGCCCAGTGGAGCGTGGAGGAAGTGTCGCAGTTTATCTCCTCGCTGCAAG GCTGCGAGGACCTTGCCTCCCAGTTCCTGTCGCAGGAGATTGACGGACaggctttgctgctgctgaaggaggaGCACCTCATGTCCACCATGAACATCAAGCTCGGCCCCGCCCTGAAGATCTGCGCCCACATTAACAACCTGAGAGACTGA